Below is a genomic region from Propionispora vibrioides.
GGGGTATATCGTAAACTGATAAATGAGGTGTACCGATGAAAATTGTTGTTTTGGATGGATATACGTTAAATCCGGGCGATTTAAGCTGGACAGAACTTGAGAAACTAGGTGAGTGCACCTGCTATGACAGAACACCTCCGGAAAACATTGTCGAAAGAATTAGTGATGCCGCGATTGCTTTCACCAATAAAACGCCGCTGACCAGGGATATATTACAACAGTGTCCGGCTCTGCGTTATGTGGGCGTATTGGCCACCGGGTATAATGTGGTGGATGTGGCTGCTGCGAAGGAGCAGGGGATTATCGTTACTAATATTCCCACTTACGGGACAAGTGCCGTTGCTCAATATGTATTTGCCCTGCTACTGGAGATTTGCCATCATGTAGGTGCCCATTATGAAGCGGTGCAGGCCGGTGAGTGGGCGCAGCGCGGCGATTTCAGTTTTTGGAACTACCCGTTGATTGAGCTTAAGGACAAAACGATGGGGATTATCGGTTTCGGGCGGATTGGTCAGGTTACGGCACAAATTGCCAATGCCTTTGGCATGAAGGTGCTTGCTTATGACAACTACCGGAAAAAAGAATTGGAGACCGATGTGCTGCGGTACGCCGAACTGGATGAGATTTATGCCTGTGCCGATGTTATCAGCCTGCATTGCCCCTTGTTTGATTCGACCAGGGGGATGATCAATAAAGCTTCACTGGCCAAGATGAAGCCGGGTGTCATCATAATCAACACATCACGCGGGCCCCTGATTGTTGAGGAGGATCTGGCCGAAGCGCTGGCGAACGGGCAGGTATTTGCTGCCGCGCTGGACGTTGTGGCGACAGAGCCGATTGAGGCAGACAGTCCGCTGCTTAGTGCGCCTAACTGCATCATTACCCCTCATATTGCCTGGGCGCCAAAAGAGTCCAGGGAACGGCTGCTGGGGATTGCCGTAGATAATTTGTCGGCTTTTTTAGCCGGCTCCCCTGTTAATGTGGTTAATTCCTAGGCTGTGTCTTCAAAATAGCGGAATGATTCATAGCGAGTGATTTTTGCGCCAGACGAGTTGAATTTTTGCAGGAATAGCGGCCCCTATTCCAAAAAAAATTAATGAAGTGTGGCACAAAAAGCGCCGCTAGGGTCGTTTCGGATAAGTTGAAGCCACGCCCTAAATATGTCATGTAATACAGTGTATAGTTACAGTCTATATATTGTATTACATGATTTTTTATCTGCACGATAAGAGAAGAGGGATAGGATGACTGATCTACGGGAAGATGCAAGAAGGATTGTCAATGAGGCTATTGCCGGGGTGCTGCCCAACCAGGCGGTGGAAGCTGCTCTGGCAGATCGCCGATTTCCCGGCAGGGTTTATCTGGTTGCTATCGGTAAAGCCGGCTTTTCAATGGCGCAGGCGGCTGCCAAGGTGCTTGGACCGGCTCTGGTCAAAGGGGCTGTTCTTACTAAATACGGCCACG
It encodes:
- a CDS encoding D-2-hydroxyacid dehydrogenase, translated to MKIVVLDGYTLNPGDLSWTELEKLGECTCYDRTPPENIVERISDAAIAFTNKTPLTRDILQQCPALRYVGVLATGYNVVDVAAAKEQGIIVTNIPTYGTSAVAQYVFALLLEICHHVGAHYEAVQAGEWAQRGDFSFWNYPLIELKDKTMGIIGFGRIGQVTAQIANAFGMKVLAYDNYRKKELETDVLRYAELDEIYACADVISLHCPLFDSTRGMINKASLAKMKPGVIIINTSRGPLIVEEDLAEALANGQVFAAALDVVATEPIEADSPLLSAPNCIITPHIAWAPKESRERLLGIAVDNLSAFLAGSPVNVVNS